One genomic window of Paenibacillus xylanilyticus includes the following:
- a CDS encoding penicillin-binding transpeptidase domain-containing protein: protein MKKSKRKIIYGLLPLLFAGGIGAYLYMQSSKAEEAKPEATVDQYIQHLQKQEFNQLYSLMTPASLDESGMNREQFVEKYSAIYSGMEVSAVKAEVKPKVTDTAESGSTSENQDKGEPNTGKLEQNPDAYEVDYHLQLTTFLGEVNETQTLKLVRQETEDGTKVWRINWQPSMILSDMIQGSKVRVRTLLPERGDIVDRDGLPLATKGTVNEWGIVPEKLGDNPDAMIARIAKHYKVTEDVINNALSQKWVKPEYFVPIGSTEDYNIPEQLSGVKLQSKEIRYYPLGASAAHLIGYVRKVTQEDLEKDTEGYYRAEDWIGRAGLEQSMEKQLRGERGGVIEITDETGKVLSELIRKDAVNGQKVQLTISAETQSELYKALSSDGDAGAAVLMNPADGHLLALASAPAYNPNKMVTGLTQAEWDAYSADERLPFINRFTNRYAPGSTFKAITAAAGLMEKVTTADKTHEISGLQWRKDESWGGYYVKRVKSLTPVNMVDALVYSDNIYFAQEALEMGSKRFIEGIQKFGFGDNFGLDELYLKPSQYANEANLDLASEVLLADTSYGQGEMLMSPIHLASSFTPFINEGKMVKPVLIEGKETSKPEVIITPEAANTVKDALVQVVSRSGGTAHALNSLPGELAAKTGTAELKAKKGENGLENGFVVVFDTQSPSFLISAVIEGVNGRGGSHYVVDKLKPFLEKLESTL, encoded by the coding sequence ATGAAAAAATCAAAACGAAAAATCATATATGGCTTACTCCCCCTTCTGTTTGCTGGCGGAATTGGAGCGTATTTATACATGCAAAGCAGCAAGGCAGAGGAAGCGAAACCGGAGGCAACCGTAGACCAATACATACAGCATCTGCAGAAGCAGGAATTTAATCAGCTATATTCATTAATGACGCCAGCGTCGCTGGATGAGTCCGGGATGAACCGGGAACAGTTTGTAGAGAAGTACAGTGCCATCTATTCGGGAATGGAGGTCTCAGCCGTGAAGGCGGAAGTGAAGCCCAAGGTAACGGACACGGCGGAAAGTGGCAGTACATCAGAGAATCAGGACAAAGGGGAACCGAACACGGGTAAATTGGAGCAGAATCCGGATGCCTATGAAGTGGATTACCACTTACAGCTAACAACCTTCCTTGGGGAAGTAAACGAAACACAGACACTCAAGCTTGTCCGGCAGGAAACCGAGGACGGCACGAAAGTGTGGCGGATTAACTGGCAGCCTTCCATGATCCTGAGCGACATGATTCAAGGAAGCAAAGTCAGGGTGAGGACACTCCTGCCGGAACGCGGTGATATCGTGGACCGGGACGGTTTGCCTCTGGCTACCAAGGGAACGGTGAACGAGTGGGGCATCGTGCCGGAGAAGCTGGGTGACAACCCGGATGCCATGATTGCCCGAATTGCGAAGCATTATAAGGTGACAGAAGATGTGATTAACAACGCCCTGTCCCAAAAGTGGGTGAAGCCGGAGTATTTTGTCCCGATCGGTTCAACTGAGGACTACAATATTCCTGAACAATTAAGTGGGGTGAAGCTGCAGTCCAAGGAAATCCGCTATTATCCGCTTGGTGCATCGGCAGCGCATCTGATTGGTTATGTGCGTAAGGTGACTCAGGAAGATCTGGAGAAGGATACGGAAGGATATTACCGCGCCGAGGATTGGATCGGAAGAGCCGGACTGGAGCAGTCAATGGAGAAGCAGCTCCGCGGCGAGCGCGGGGGCGTAATCGAAATCACGGACGAAACCGGCAAAGTCCTCTCGGAGCTTATTCGCAAGGACGCGGTAAACGGACAAAAAGTGCAGTTGACCATCAGCGCGGAGACACAGTCGGAACTGTATAAGGCGTTATCAAGTGACGGAGATGCAGGAGCAGCCGTGCTTATGAATCCGGCTGATGGGCACCTGCTCGCCCTGGCCAGTGCACCCGCCTACAATCCGAACAAAATGGTTACAGGACTCACTCAGGCGGAGTGGGACGCGTATTCAGCAGATGAACGGCTTCCTTTTATTAATCGATTCACCAATCGGTATGCACCAGGTTCAACCTTCAAAGCGATTACGGCAGCAGCGGGATTAATGGAAAAGGTCACAACGGCGGATAAAACCCATGAGATCTCCGGTCTGCAATGGCGCAAGGATGAGAGCTGGGGCGGATATTATGTCAAGCGGGTGAAGAGTTTAACCCCAGTAAATATGGTTGATGCACTGGTCTATTCGGATAATATTTACTTTGCTCAAGAGGCGCTGGAGATGGGCAGCAAACGGTTTATAGAAGGAATCCAGAAGTTTGGTTTTGGAGATAACTTCGGCCTGGATGAACTATATCTGAAGCCGAGCCAATACGCGAATGAAGCGAATCTGGATCTGGCCTCCGAGGTATTGCTTGCCGACACGTCCTATGGACAGGGCGAAATGCTGATGTCGCCGATCCATCTGGCGTCGTCCTTCACTCCTTTTATTAATGAAGGAAAAATGGTGAAGCCTGTTCTGATCGAAGGGAAGGAAACCTCTAAACCCGAGGTAATTATTACTCCTGAGGCTGCGAACACGGTCAAGGATGCTTTGGTTCAGGTGGTGTCTCGTTCGGGAGGAACGGCTCACGCACTGAACTCGCTTCCAGGGGAGCTGGCGGCCAAGACCGGAACAGCAGAGCTGAAGGCGAAAAAGGGCGAGAATGGCCTGGAGAACGGATTCGTTGTTGTGTTTGACACGCAATCCCCCAGCTTCCTGATCTCGGCGGTCATTGAAGGCGTGAATGGCCGGGGCGGCAGCCACTATGTGGTGGATAAGCTCAAGCCTTTCCTGGAAAAGCTGGAATCGACTCTGTAA
- a CDS encoding VOC family protein: MAVRAKQIFVNLPVKDLKKSVDFFTNVGFEFDANFTDESATCMIIGDNMYAMLLVEERFQSFISKDISNAASTAEVIVALSVDSREEVDTIVQAALDAGGKPYNDPQDHGFMYGWSFQDPDDHLWEVTYMDLSAFPTQE, translated from the coding sequence GTGGCTGTTCGCGCCAAGCAGATTTTTGTCAATTTACCTGTCAAGGATCTGAAGAAATCGGTTGATTTTTTTACCAACGTAGGATTTGAGTTTGATGCGAATTTTACAGATGAATCTGCTACCTGCATGATCATTGGGGACAACATGTATGCCATGCTGCTGGTGGAGGAACGGTTCCAATCCTTTATTTCAAAAGACATCTCGAATGCGGCGAGTACGGCAGAAGTCATTGTAGCCTTATCGGTGGATAGCCGCGAAGAGGTGGATACCATTGTGCAAGCTGCTCTGGATGCTGGCGGCAAGCCCTATAATGATCCCCAGGATCATGGATTCATGTACGGATGGAGCTTTCAGGATCCGGATGATCACCTCTGGGAAGTTACCTATATGGATCTTAGCGCATTTCCAACACAAGAGTAG
- a CDS encoding FxLYD domain-containing protein: MGLENGTGNTDHSLSRQQQPAPQQSHKGPGRAFSWIIPLLLAALMGALLTYYYNQESRINAEVQSLHQQAEKAALDGKYAEALQLLDTAIAKRPNYDALMQDRQITVKASNLMNQLDEAAVSLKTGKLSAGDKTIQAVTKELKEREEPVFGKVRAALNNRKVTLSVLKVKKEIDGLTTVEALAEKLDTVSKLKGNEAQAVQKQIIDKLAGISYKQAEQQVKKKDFTAALQTVDQGLSYAPEDDKLTAYRERVLSEKKAFEKAEAERIQLAEQQAAEEDLKNRTAAVSVVNVDAALDNYGDLYISGSIINNATRPISSVTIMVDIYGMDGTYLGQTYVDVYPSWLEVGEEGFFETYYYGVYEEAQVSVVNATWYLE; encoded by the coding sequence GTGGGACTGGAGAACGGAACGGGAAACACCGATCATTCGTTATCGAGACAACAGCAGCCTGCACCCCAGCAGAGCCATAAAGGTCCGGGGCGAGCATTCAGCTGGATCATCCCATTGCTGTTGGCAGCGTTAATGGGAGCCCTGCTGACGTATTATTACAACCAGGAAAGCCGTATAAATGCAGAGGTACAATCGCTGCATCAACAAGCGGAAAAAGCTGCGCTGGATGGGAAATATGCAGAAGCTCTGCAGCTGCTGGACACGGCCATCGCCAAACGCCCGAACTACGATGCGCTGATGCAGGATCGTCAGATTACGGTGAAAGCGTCCAATCTGATGAATCAGTTAGATGAAGCAGCAGTGAGTTTGAAGACGGGCAAGCTGTCCGCAGGGGATAAAACCATTCAGGCGGTAACCAAAGAACTGAAAGAGCGGGAGGAACCCGTTTTTGGCAAGGTACGAGCAGCATTGAACAACAGAAAGGTCACACTTTCCGTATTGAAGGTGAAGAAGGAAATCGATGGTTTGACCACCGTAGAGGCTCTCGCGGAGAAGCTAGATACGGTGTCGAAGCTGAAAGGCAATGAAGCCCAGGCCGTGCAGAAACAAATTATCGACAAGCTGGCGGGGATTAGCTATAAGCAGGCTGAACAGCAAGTGAAGAAAAAGGATTTTACGGCTGCCCTGCAGACCGTGGATCAAGGACTGTCCTACGCACCGGAGGATGACAAACTTACCGCATACCGGGAGCGAGTGCTGAGTGAGAAAAAGGCGTTTGAGAAAGCGGAAGCGGAACGGATTCAGTTGGCTGAGCAGCAGGCTGCCGAAGAGGATTTGAAAAATCGGACGGCTGCCGTTAGCGTCGTTAACGTGGATGCGGCACTGGATAACTATGGAGACCTGTACATTAGCGGTTCAATCATAAACAATGCAACGAGACCGATCTCGTCCGTTACGATTATGGTTGATATCTATGGAATGGATGGCACCTATCTGGGTCAGACCTATGTTGATGTGTATCCAAGCTGGCTGGAAGTGGGCGAAGAAGGTTTCTTCGAAACCTACTATTATGGTGTGTACGAGGAAGCGCAGGTCTCTGTTGTGAATGCAACGTGGTATCTGGAATAG
- a CDS encoding S1C family serine protease, with protein sequence MAKRTWSTIISCAIIIGAGAGGVFWIHQHSEKQLQGGPRLAVVAAQEAETTTAKTASDSNVKKTRKQIIEDSQKKVVTIESGIGLGSGFLYNDKGDVITNAHVVEGSKEVTVRTLNHEEFQGTVIGIGEETDVAVVRVPGLQKLTPLTIAKSKAETGDEVLALGSPLGLENTVTTGIISGVGRSFEIPPYIYSNLYQISAPITHGNSGGPLIHAETGEVLGINSAVVEQEGGIGFSIPITSVLKQVQAWSEKPNTTTVVQTNGGGNKAASGTSAEAEGLVTSFYLSLNESDYVTAYALLGSEWQSGTSYAKFREGYLNTSYVTISGISSSNHGNDEMEVTATITADERRDSEYVTSKYKVTYQLGYENGQLKILHGQGKKIK encoded by the coding sequence ATGGCCAAACGAACATGGAGTACGATCATATCCTGTGCCATCATTATTGGTGCCGGAGCAGGAGGCGTGTTCTGGATACATCAGCATTCGGAGAAGCAGCTGCAGGGTGGCCCCAGACTGGCTGTCGTCGCAGCGCAGGAAGCAGAAACGACAACAGCGAAGACAGCTTCCGATTCCAATGTGAAGAAGACACGCAAACAGATCATTGAAGATAGCCAGAAGAAGGTAGTCACGATTGAGAGCGGCATCGGGCTGGGTTCGGGCTTTCTCTACAACGACAAAGGCGATGTGATAACCAACGCGCATGTGGTGGAAGGCTCCAAAGAGGTAACGGTCCGCACACTTAACCATGAGGAATTTCAAGGAACAGTGATTGGAATTGGGGAAGAGACGGATGTGGCTGTTGTCCGAGTGCCTGGTTTACAGAAGCTGACACCGCTAACCATTGCCAAATCCAAAGCCGAGACCGGAGACGAGGTACTGGCACTGGGGAGTCCGCTGGGGCTCGAAAATACGGTGACCACAGGCATTATTAGCGGTGTGGGCCGGAGCTTCGAAATTCCGCCTTACATTTATAGTAACCTGTATCAGATCTCGGCTCCCATAACCCATGGCAACAGCGGGGGACCGTTAATCCACGCAGAGACAGGTGAAGTACTCGGCATTAATTCGGCTGTTGTGGAGCAGGAGGGCGGCATTGGTTTCAGCATTCCGATCACCAGTGTACTGAAACAGGTGCAGGCCTGGTCCGAGAAGCCCAACACGACAACGGTGGTACAGACGAATGGTGGAGGTAACAAGGCAGCATCAGGAACCTCTGCCGAAGCAGAGGGATTGGTGACCAGCTTCTATCTGAGTCTGAACGAGAGTGATTACGTTACCGCTTATGCATTGCTGGGCAGTGAATGGCAGAGCGGTACGAGTTATGCCAAGTTTCGCGAAGGATACCTGAATACAAGCTATGTAACGATTAGCGGAATTTCTTCCTCCAATCATGGGAATGATGAGATGGAGGTTACGGCTACCATTACGGCGGATGAACGCAGAGACAGCGAATATGTGACCTCGAAGTACAAGGTTACGTATCAGCTCGGTTACGAGAATGGTCAGTTGAAAATATTGCACGGTCAAGGAAAAAAGATTAAATAA
- a CDS encoding TetR/AcrR family transcriptional regulator, whose product MNKKQLQTEQTKKKLADASRALFVQKGYKATSIEDIVAATGSSKGNIYYHFKSKEGLFLYLIDEWDREWEENWASKEHLYKTSTEKIHGLMEQLVLDDMNHPLTKAADEFFTGEKKENDIEERIALMFERHIQFNRQLVQQGIENGEFKEDNVDHLALILESAIIGLSQLSRGMKSEEAVALYRQAANVFLYGISITKA is encoded by the coding sequence ATGAACAAAAAGCAACTTCAAACCGAGCAGACCAAGAAAAAACTTGCGGATGCCTCAAGAGCTCTTTTTGTACAAAAAGGCTATAAAGCGACGTCCATTGAAGATATTGTGGCTGCGACTGGCAGCAGCAAAGGAAATATTTATTACCATTTTAAAAGCAAGGAAGGCCTCTTTCTCTATCTGATTGATGAGTGGGATCGGGAGTGGGAAGAGAACTGGGCTTCCAAGGAACATCTCTACAAGACATCTACGGAGAAAATCCATGGACTGATGGAGCAGCTTGTTCTGGATGACATGAATCACCCGCTGACGAAGGCAGCCGATGAGTTTTTCACGGGGGAAAAGAAAGAGAATGATATTGAGGAGCGCATTGCCTTGATGTTCGAGCGGCATATCCAGTTCAACAGACAACTGGTTCAGCAGGGCATTGAGAACGGTGAGTTTAAGGAAGACAATGTCGATCATCTGGCGTTGATTCTGGAAAGTGCCATTATTGGACTTAGCCAATTGTCTCGCGGGATGAAGTCAGAAGAGGCCGTGGCTTTATATCGCCAAGCAGCAAATGTATTCTTATATGGAATCTCCATAACCAAGGCTTAA
- a CDS encoding MFS transporter, with product MALLTRNRGALLLLMFNIFLVFTGIGLVVPIMPAYMDLLHITGFTVGLLVAAFSFTQFLFSPVAGRWSDSFGRKKIIVGGMLIFAVSEFMFGAVNAPVLLFAARMLGGVGAAMIFPSIMAYTADITTEEERGKGMGLINAAITTGFIIGPGIGGYIADFGIRIPFYAAGVAGLLAAIITLMILPESTRSTGEASKPATGAAKAKTPGMVSQLLNSYREPYFFSLIIVFVMAFGLANYETVFSLFVDHKFGFTTKDIAFIITFGSIAGAVVQVSLIGWLLNKFGEKKVISVCLFFVAVFVLLTLFVHTYWLILVVTFIVFLGMDILRPAISTQMSKLAEEQQGFVAGLNSAYTSLGNIAGPIVAGALFDVNINYPYVSAAAVLAICFLLSLRVLRGVRPAGQAKTEM from the coding sequence ATGGCATTACTGACAAGAAACAGGGGCGCGCTCCTGCTGTTGATGTTTAATATTTTTCTCGTATTTACAGGTATTGGTTTGGTCGTACCAATCATGCCTGCGTACATGGATCTGCTGCATATCACTGGGTTCACGGTTGGTTTGCTGGTCGCGGCATTTTCCTTTACCCAGTTTCTATTTTCTCCAGTAGCGGGCAGGTGGTCCGATTCATTCGGCCGTAAAAAGATCATTGTCGGCGGTATGCTGATTTTTGCCGTATCGGAATTCATGTTTGGTGCGGTCAATGCCCCCGTGCTGCTCTTTGCAGCCCGGATGCTCGGCGGGGTCGGTGCAGCAATGATTTTCCCTTCCATTATGGCCTACACCGCAGATATTACGACCGAAGAAGAGCGCGGTAAGGGGATGGGATTGATTAATGCAGCCATTACGACCGGATTCATTATTGGGCCGGGGATTGGTGGATATATCGCGGATTTCGGTATTCGGATTCCATTTTATGCGGCAGGGGTTGCCGGATTGCTGGCAGCCATTATTACCCTGATGATCCTGCCGGAGTCGACAAGAAGCACTGGAGAAGCAAGTAAACCCGCTACTGGTGCAGCAAAAGCCAAAACGCCGGGAATGGTATCCCAGCTGCTGAATTCCTACCGGGAACCTTACTTCTTCAGTCTGATTATCGTATTTGTCATGGCGTTTGGCCTGGCTAACTATGAGACAGTATTCTCTCTGTTTGTGGATCACAAATTCGGATTCACAACCAAGGATATTGCATTCATCATTACATTTGGCTCGATCGCGGGTGCAGTCGTGCAGGTATCCTTGATCGGATGGCTGCTGAACAAGTTTGGGGAGAAGAAAGTGATTTCGGTATGTCTGTTCTTCGTGGCGGTGTTTGTACTGCTAACCCTGTTTGTGCACACGTACTGGCTCATCCTGGTGGTCACCTTTATTGTATTCCTGGGTATGGATATTTTGCGTCCTGCCATCAGCACGCAGATGTCCAAACTGGCAGAGGAACAGCAAGGTTTCGTGGCTGGATTGAACTCCGCCTACACAAGCTTGGGCAATATCGCAGGTCCGATTGTGGCTGGCGCCTTGTTCGATGTAAATATCAACTATCCGTATGTTTCAGCTGCTGCTGTTCTGGCCATCTGCTTCCTGTTATCCCTCCGGGTTCTCAGAGGGGTTAGACCGGCAGGGCAAGCGAAGACGGAAATGTAG
- a CDS encoding glycoside hydrolase family 1 protein, with product MKHTQLKPFPKDFFWGGSTSAYQIEGAWNEDGKGPSVIDMGNHVEGVTDFKVTSNHYHMYKEDVALLAEMGFKAYRFSIAWTRIYPQGAGEVNPKGLAFYDSLINELIKYGIEPIVTMYHFDLPYALEEQGGWSNRATIDAFEQYARTLYENYGDRVKYWLTINEQNMLILHPGSLGTLDTTMTDPQKTLYQQNHHMLVAQAKAMVLCHEMLPGAKIGPAPNIGVIYPASSRPEDTLAADNYAAIRNWLYLDMAVYGRYNHIAWSYLEEKGYTPVIEDGDMDILAQGNPDFIAFNYYTSQTVGESLNDGNDFSHTGDQHEIVGEPGAYRGSVNPNLEKTEFGWEIDPVGFRSTLRQIYSRYNLPLIVTENGLGAFDKLEEDDVVNDPYRIEFFNKHIEQIQLAITDGVDVFGFCPWSAIDLVSTHQGSSKRYGFIYVDREEFDIKELKRIRKQSFYWYQKLIETNGEVR from the coding sequence ATGAAACATACTCAACTTAAACCATTTCCCAAAGACTTCTTCTGGGGAGGTTCAACGTCAGCCTATCAAATCGAAGGAGCCTGGAATGAAGATGGCAAAGGTCCTTCCGTTATTGACATGGGAAACCATGTGGAAGGTGTAACCGACTTCAAGGTGACCAGCAATCACTATCATATGTATAAGGAGGATGTGGCCCTGCTTGCGGAGATGGGCTTCAAAGCCTATCGCTTCTCCATCGCCTGGACGCGGATCTATCCGCAAGGCGCAGGTGAAGTTAATCCCAAAGGACTTGCCTTCTATGACTCATTAATTAATGAACTGATCAAATACGGTATTGAACCAATTGTGACCATGTATCACTTTGATCTTCCTTATGCACTGGAAGAGCAAGGCGGCTGGTCCAATCGGGCCACAATCGATGCCTTTGAGCAATACGCCAGAACCCTGTACGAGAACTACGGGGACCGGGTCAAATATTGGCTGACCATTAATGAACAAAATATGCTCATCCTGCATCCTGGCTCTTTGGGCACACTGGATACCACGATGACTGATCCGCAAAAAACACTGTATCAGCAAAATCATCACATGCTCGTCGCGCAAGCCAAAGCAATGGTCCTATGCCATGAGATGCTTCCAGGTGCGAAGATCGGTCCGGCTCCCAATATTGGCGTGATCTATCCGGCGAGCTCCAGACCGGAAGATACCCTCGCGGCCGATAACTATGCAGCAATCCGCAACTGGCTCTATCTCGATATGGCCGTTTACGGTCGCTACAATCACATTGCCTGGAGTTATCTTGAAGAGAAAGGGTATACTCCGGTCATTGAGGACGGGGACATGGATATTCTGGCTCAGGGGAACCCTGATTTTATTGCTTTTAATTACTATACTTCGCAGACCGTCGGCGAAAGTCTGAATGATGGTAATGATTTCTCCCACACAGGAGATCAGCATGAAATTGTGGGTGAACCTGGTGCATACCGAGGATCTGTGAATCCAAATCTGGAGAAGACCGAGTTTGGATGGGAGATTGATCCGGTGGGCTTCCGCTCCACTCTTCGCCAGATTTATTCCCGCTATAACCTGCCATTGATCGTTACAGAGAATGGTCTCGGCGCTTTTGACAAGCTGGAAGAAGACGACGTGGTCAACGACCCTTACCGCATTGAATTTTTCAATAAACATATTGAACAGATTCAACTGGCCATCACGGATGGTGTGGATGTATTTGGTTTCTGTCCTTGGTCTGCGATCGATCTGGTGAGTACACATCAGGGGTCCAGCAAACGATATGGGTTTATCTATGTGGACCGCGAGGAATTTGATATTAAGGAGTTAAAACGTATCCGTAAACAGAGCTTCTATTGGTATCAAAAGCTAATTGAGACCAACGGTGAAGTCCGTTAA
- a CDS encoding beta-glucoside-specific PTS transporter subunit IIABC, with protein sequence MDHKKMGDDIVRLVGGEANINGLVHCATRLRFNLKDSKKAERETLEKHDGVITVVESGGQFQVVIGSHVAHVYAEIMKNRDFGGESSSTAETTGGKTSVLSKVFEIISGSFSPLIPAMAGSGMLKALLTVLTMLGWMSDTSDTYLILSAAGNAVFYFLPIFLGITLGMKLKANPYVAGVIGAALLEPNFTGLMDKGSDVSFLGIPVVMMNYSASVFQIFISISIYALLDRLLKKIILKDLQLFLVPMIALMIMVPLSAMAFGPFGTNVGDWISSGVTWLIDVSGILSGIVLGGFMTFMVIFGLHWGFTPITIQNIGVGGDPIEAMAAAAVFAQIGVAFGIFLKAKKDKTLRTLAGSTSLTGLLAGVTEPIVYGLVLRYKRVIPIVVIAGAIGGAINGHFGVKMTAYVFHNIFAIPVYTPTVVYVIAIVCSFAIAAVLTVMFGYESKAKVSVSEVKDANDTNTGANSERKAVEVPAAPEVKTAEVKKEQIHSPLTGKAVALSTINDPAFSTGAMGKGLAIVPEIGEVVSPVDGVVTSLFPTGHAIGLTTGTGTEILIHIGINTVALKGKHFTPVVQEGDIVRQGDLLIQFDIEQIKQAGYETVTPVIVTLTQHEVDVFETSQEHVQKNDVLLTLVV encoded by the coding sequence ATGGATCATAAAAAAATGGGAGATGACATCGTACGCCTCGTCGGCGGTGAAGCCAATATCAACGGACTTGTCCACTGTGCGACCCGGCTGAGGTTTAACCTCAAGGATTCCAAAAAAGCCGAGCGCGAGACGCTGGAAAAACATGATGGCGTAATTACCGTTGTGGAAAGCGGTGGACAATTTCAAGTTGTGATCGGAAGTCATGTTGCTCATGTATATGCAGAGATTATGAAGAATCGGGATTTTGGAGGTGAATCCTCCTCCACCGCAGAGACAACAGGTGGAAAAACCTCGGTCTTATCCAAAGTTTTTGAGATTATCTCGGGAAGCTTCTCTCCGTTAATTCCAGCCATGGCGGGATCAGGCATGTTGAAAGCTCTGCTGACCGTTCTAACCATGCTTGGCTGGATGTCAGACACCAGTGACACCTATCTTATTTTATCCGCTGCCGGCAATGCCGTATTTTACTTTCTGCCTATCTTCCTCGGCATTACGCTGGGCATGAAGCTGAAAGCCAATCCTTATGTCGCCGGGGTTATCGGTGCTGCCCTGCTGGAACCGAACTTTACCGGATTGATGGACAAGGGTTCCGATGTATCGTTCCTGGGCATACCTGTCGTCATGATGAACTACTCAGCCAGTGTATTTCAGATATTCATATCCATCAGCATCTATGCCCTTCTTGATAGGCTGCTGAAGAAAATCATTCTGAAGGATCTGCAATTGTTCCTGGTTCCAATGATTGCCCTCATGATTATGGTTCCTCTATCTGCGATGGCCTTTGGTCCATTTGGCACCAACGTAGGAGACTGGATTTCCTCTGGTGTAACGTGGCTCATTGACGTCAGCGGGATATTATCAGGGATTGTCCTGGGCGGATTCATGACCTTCATGGTCATCTTTGGTCTCCATTGGGGATTCACTCCAATCACGATCCAAAATATCGGGGTTGGCGGAGATCCAATCGAAGCGATGGCTGCTGCAGCCGTATTTGCCCAAATCGGTGTTGCATTCGGTATTTTCCTGAAAGCCAAAAAAGATAAAACGCTCCGCACACTTGCAGGCTCAACGAGCCTTACGGGATTGCTCGCAGGTGTGACGGAACCTATCGTTTACGGATTGGTCCTACGTTATAAACGCGTCATTCCGATCGTTGTCATCGCAGGTGCAATCGGTGGTGCCATTAATGGTCATTTTGGCGTTAAAATGACGGCATATGTGTTCCATAATATTTTTGCTATACCGGTATACACACCAACCGTAGTTTATGTCATTGCAATTGTGTGTTCCTTCGCCATTGCTGCGGTATTAACCGTCATGTTCGGATACGAGAGCAAAGCCAAGGTCAGCGTTTCAGAGGTCAAGGATGCGAATGATACAAACACAGGTGCAAATTCCGAAAGAAAAGCGGTAGAAGTTCCTGCTGCTCCAGAGGTGAAAACTGCCGAGGTCAAAAAAGAGCAAATTCATAGCCCACTTACGGGCAAAGCTGTTGCTTTGAGTACGATCAACGATCCTGCCTTTTCCACTGGTGCTATGGGCAAGGGACTAGCGATCGTTCCCGAGATTGGCGAAGTTGTTTCTCCCGTGGATGGCGTGGTCACTTCACTCTTCCCAACGGGGCATGCCATCGGGTTAACGACTGGCACCGGCACCGAGATTCTGATTCACATCGGGATCAATACCGTTGCGCTAAAAGGCAAACATTTCACGCCTGTCGTGCAGGAAGGTGACATCGTCAGACAGGGCGATCTGCTCATTCAATTTGACATCGAACAAATTAAGCAAGCCGGGTACGAAACTGTCACTCCCGTCATTGTTACCCTCACACAGCACGAGGTGGATGTATTCGAAACATCCCAGGAACATGTACAGAAAAATGATGTCCTGCTCACTCTTGTTGTCTGA
- the licT gene encoding BglG family transcription antiterminator LicT, translating into MIIRQIFNNNVIRAENQVGHEFVVIGNGLGFKKKNGQPVDEDKIEKTFVLKSDKIPQKLIDLMGETSVEYLTLADKIVGYAKREMGDIFSDNIYISLIDHIQFAISRYRKAVGLKNSLLWQIKKFYKKEFMIGMNALELIDSQFGIQMDEHEASFIAMHFVNARQDGQGMQQTVEITEVIDDIFNIVTNQYGITLDENSFNYSRFITHLQYFVQRMVSNEQEQTASGDNFLYDQVKDKYGKAFQCTQLINHYLEDKFESAMSIDEKVYLTIHIHRVTSRNEMQDTK; encoded by the coding sequence ATGATCATTCGACAGATTTTCAACAATAATGTCATCCGGGCAGAGAACCAGGTGGGTCATGAATTTGTTGTCATTGGAAATGGTCTGGGCTTCAAGAAGAAAAATGGGCAGCCTGTTGATGAGGATAAGATCGAGAAAACCTTTGTTCTCAAATCAGATAAGATCCCCCAGAAACTGATCGACCTGATGGGTGAAACCTCCGTGGAGTATCTAACATTGGCTGACAAGATTGTAGGCTATGCCAAACGGGAAATGGGCGATATTTTTAGTGACAATATCTATATTTCCCTCATTGACCATATCCAATTTGCCATCTCACGGTACAGGAAGGCCGTCGGGCTGAAGAACTCGCTGTTATGGCAGATCAAAAAGTTTTATAAAAAGGAATTCATGATCGGGATGAATGCGCTGGAGTTGATCGATTCACAATTCGGCATACAGATGGACGAACATGAAGCCAGTTTTATCGCCATGCATTTTGTCAACGCCAGACAGGATGGTCAGGGCATGCAGCAAACGGTTGAAATTACCGAAGTGATCGATGACATATTCAACATCGTGACCAATCAATATGGCATAACCCTGGATGAAAATTCGTTTAATTACTCCAGGTTTATTACCCATTTGCAATATTTCGTCCAGCGCATGGTGAGCAATGAACAGGAACAGACGGCGTCTGGTGATAACTTTCTGTATGATCAGGTCAAAGACAAATACGGCAAGGCTTTTCAGTGTACCCAATTGATTAACCATTACCTTGAGGACAAGTTCGAAAGTGCGATGTCCATTGATGAAAAGGTGTATTTGACAATCCATATCCACCGCGTTACTTCCCGAAATGAAATGCAGGACACGAAATAA